In the genome of Streptomyces sp. SAI-127, the window GCCAGCGTTCGAGCATGTAGAGCGTCCACAGCGCGTAGGTGTGCTCGGGACGGAACTCGCGGACCGCCGAGCGCAGCGCGTCCGGGCGGAAGTAGCCGCGCTCCAGGGAGGCTTCGGACAGCAGTGTGTCGCTGATGGAGGAGCGCAGCTCCGCGCCGAGCCAGCTCTCCAGGGGCACCGCCAGCTCCTGCTTGCGGCGCTCCAGGACGGATGCGGGCAGGTAGCGGGCGGCCACGCGCTTGAGCGGGGCCTTTTCGTTCGCGCCGACCAGTTTCCGGGCCGCGGGGACCCGTGTGACGTAGTCGATGAGCCGGTGGTCGAGCAGGGGGCTCCGGGGCTCGACGGAGTGCGCCATCGACATCCGGTCGATCTTCACCAGCTGTGCGTCGGAGAGCCAGAAACGGCTGTCGACCTGCATGGCGCGGTCCAGGTCCGGAACCGAGGGGTCGGTGCGGTCGAAGCGGGCCCGCAGGTAGTTGTGCGGACGGTCCGGGATCCGGGCCGCGAAGTCGGGCGCGTACAGCCTGTTCTTGAGCGGGTGGGGCACGCCGTCAGCGAGGACATGCTCGTAGCGGTCGGCGAGTCCGTCATCGCCCGGGAGGTCGCGCAGGCGCTGGTAGCGGCCGTATCCGCAGAAGATCTCGTCGGATCCGTCGCCGGTAAGCACGACGGTGACGTGCTGCCGGGCCAGCTTGTACATGCATGACGCGGCGATCGCCGAGGGGAAGGCGTAGGGCTCGCCCATGTGGGTCAGGATGGTGTCGACGGCCTCCCGCGCGTCCTCGGCGCCGATCCGGTACACGTGGTGCCGGGTGCCGCAGTGCTCGGCCACGGCGCGGGCGTACTCCGACTCGTCGAACGCGGCGTGCTCGAACCCGACGGAGAACGTGTGGATCGGCCGGCCCAGCTGCCGGGTGGCCAGGGCGACCACCAGGCTGGAGTCGAGCCCGCCGCTGAGCATCGCTCCCAGTGGAACCTCCGATTCCAGCCTGTCCTGCACGGCCTGCTGGAGCAACGCGTCGATCCGGTCGTCGATCTCGGCCTGCGGCACGTCCGTCAGCTCGGCGGTGAAGTCGAACTGCCAGTAGGTGCGGCGGCGTTCGGGGCGGCCCGCTTCAAGGACGAGGACCGTGGCGGGCTCC includes:
- the asnB gene encoding asparagine synthase (glutamine-hydrolyzing): MCGIAGSVSLGHAPVHAPYTSAACAAMAHRGPDETGSFVTAEAALAMCRLKVIGLHDGSQPVFSDDGTVVCVLNGEIYNHQELRDLLATRGRPVRGGSDAQVLPHLYQEFGEHFVERLHGMFALAVHDTRRDRLVLATDRVGKKPLFYARPAGGGVAFASELPALMLHPGIGRETDPVAIDQYLSYRVVPAPHTIYRQVRKLEPATVLVLEAGRPERRRTYWQFDFTAELTDVPQAEIDDRIDALLQQAVQDRLESEVPLGAMLSGGLDSSLVVALATRQLGRPIHTFSVGFEHAAFDESEYARAVAEHCGTRHHVYRIGAEDAREAVDTILTHMGEPYAFPSAIAASCMYKLARQHVTVVLTGDGSDEIFCGYGRYQRLRDLPGDDGLADRYEHVLADGVPHPLKNRLYAPDFAARIPDRPHNYLRARFDRTDPSVPDLDRAMQVDSRFWLSDAQLVKIDRMSMAHSVEPRSPLLDHRLIDYVTRVPAARKLVGANEKAPLKRVAARYLPASVLERRKQELAVPLESWLGAELRSSISDTLLSEASLERGYFRPDALRSAVREFRPEHTYALWTLYMLERWHHLQENGTAREAAAVAHA